From the Mycobacterium noviomagense genome, the window GCTGCCACCCGTTGGCCCCCCTCGTCGGCCACGCCTTCCTGGCGCATCTCAGCGATGCTCACATCGCGCTTCGCGAACTCCGCTGCGAGCAAGGACAAGACCCCCGGCTCGTCGGCGACATACATGTTGACGTAGTAGCGGGTCGAGACCATCCCAATCGGCAGAACCGGCAGCTTCGCGTACCGGGACTCCCGCGGCCCGCGGCTACGCATCACCCGGTTGCGGGCGGCCATCACCAAATCACCGGTCACCGCTGACGCCGTCGGCGCCCCGCCGGCACCCTGGCCGTAGAACATCAGCCGCCCCGCCGCCTTCGCCTCCACCACCACGGCGTTGAAGGCGCCGTTCACTGCCGCAAGTGGATGCTTCAACGGCACCAGCGCCGGATAGACACGGGCCGAAACCCGTTGCTGTCCCTCGTCGTCGGTGACGCGCTCGCAGATCGACAGCAGTTTGATCGTGCAGCCGAGAGCCTTTGCCGACGCGAAGTCCGCCGGGGTGATCTTCGTGATGCCTTCCCGGTAGACGTCGTCGGCGGTCACCCGGGTGTGAAAGGCAATTGACGCCAGGATCGCCGCCTTGGCTGCGGCGTCGTAGCCCTCGACGTCGGCGGTAGGATCGGCCTCGGCGTAGCCAAGCGCGCTCGCATCGGCCAGTGCTGTCTCGTAATCGACGCCGGTGCTGGCCATTTGGGAAAGGATGTAGTTCGTTGTGCCGTTGACGATGCCGGCCACCCGTAGCACCGTGTCGCCGGCCAGCGACTGGGTCAGTGGACGGATAACGGGAATAGCACCGGCGACCGCGGCTTCGAAATACAGGTCGACATGGGCGCTTTCGGCGGCTTGTGCCAATTCTCCGGTGGAGACCGACAGCAAGGCTTTGTTCGCGGTGACGACGGACTTGCCGTTCTCCAGTGCCGACAGGATCGCCTTGCGGGCCGGTTCTACCGGGCCCATGACTTCGATGACGATGTCGACGTCGTCGCGGGACACCAGTTCTTCGATGTTATCGGTGAGCAATTCGACGGGCACACCGCGGTCGGCGACGACCCGCCGGACACCGACGCCGCGCAGCGCTAACGGCGCGCCGATTCGGGCCGCGAGGTCTTCGGCGCTGTCTTCGATGATGCGGACAACTTCGCTGCCGACGTTGCCCAAGCCGAGCACGGCTACGCCGACGGATTTTTCCTCACCGAACACCGCTCACCTCACTTCCAAGCTCAGTAGATCGTCTATTGTCTCCCGCCGCAGGATCAGCCGGCTTTTTCCGTCGCGGACCGCCACCACCGCCGGCCGACCCACCATGTTGTAGCGACTCGACAGCGCATAGCAGTAGGCGCCGGTGGCAGCCAATCCCACCAGGTCGCCCGGCTGTAGGTCTGCCGGTACCCAGGCGTCCCGGACGACGACGTCCCCGCTCTCGCAATGCTTTCCCACGACCCGGGCGGCTACCGCCGGGGCGTCGCTGCGTCTGGAGACCAGCCGAACGTCATACTGCGCACCGTAGAGCGCGGTGCGGATATTGTCGCTCATGCCGCCGTCGACGCTGACGTAGCGGCGCTGCGCCGTGGCGCTCACGTCGACGTCCTTAACGGTGCCCACTTCATAGAGCGTGATGGTTCCGGGCCCGGCGATCGCCCGGCCCGGCTCCACCACCAGTCTCGGCGGAGGAAGACCGACTGCCGCCGACTCGTTGCGCACAATGGTGTCGAGCTTGGTCGCGAAATCCCGCATCGGTAGCGGATCATCTTCTGCCAGATACGAGATGCCCATACCGCCGCCGAGGTCGACGGTGACGATGTCCGCCGTTTTGTCAGCACCGAACTCGGTGACGACCTCGTGCAGCAGGCCGATGACGCGCTGCGCCGCGAGCTCGAACCCGGCGACGTCCAAGATTTGCGAGCCGATGTGGCTGTGTAGGCCGACCAGCCGGAGGTTTTGGGTAGCCAACACCCGTCCGATCGCGGACATGGCGGCGCCGCTGGACACCGACAATCCGAATTTCTGGTCTTCGTGTGCGGTCGAGATGAATTCGTGGGTGTGCGCTTCGACGCCGACGGTGAGCCGGACCAGGACAGCTTGGACGACGCCGGCCTCGGCGGCGATCGCGTCGAGCCGTTCGATCTCTGTCATCGAGTCCAGCACGACATGACCGACTCCGGCTTTGACAACCGCGGTCAACTCGGCGACCGATTTGTTGTTGCCGTGAAAGGTGATCCGCTCAGCGGGAAATTGCGCGTGCAACGCGACGGCGAACTCGCCGCCGGTGCACACGTCGAGAGAGAGCCCTTCCTCGTTGATCCACCGCGCGATCTCGCTGCAGAGAAACGCTTTGGCCGCATAGTGCACGTTGTGACCGCCGCCGAAGGCCGCCACGATGTCGCGGCAGCGCGAGCGGAAGTCGTCTTCGTCGATGACGAACAGCGGCGTGCCGTACTCGTGAGCGAGCTCGCTCACGGAAACGCCGGCGATCGCCACCACGCCATCGTTTCCGCGAACAGCATTGCGGGGCCAGACATTCGGCGCCAAGCGCAAAAGCTTTTCGGGGGTCTGCGGCCGCGGCGGACTACCGCTGAGGTAGATGTCTTCCGCGTACCCGTGGCCAGACGGATGGGCGTTCACATCCGCTCCGGCGCGGTTACTCCGAGGATGCCCAACCCGTTGGCGATCACCTGGCGGGTGGCCTGGCACAGTGCGAGTCGCGCCGTGTGCAGCTGGTTGGGTTGCTCGTCGCCTTGCGGCAACACCCGGCACGAGTCGTAGAACCGGTGATAGTCACCGGCGAGATCTTCCAGGTACCGGCAGACTCGGTGTGGTTCACGAAGGGAGGCAGCCGCTTTCAGCACCCGAGGAAACTCACCCAGGTTGCGGATCAGCGTGCCTTCCTTGTCGTGTATGAGTACGTCAAGGTGCCCTGTGTCGGGAATCAGTCCCAGCTCAGCTGCGTTGCGCGCCAGCGCCGAGAGCCGAGCATGCGCGTATTGCACGTAATAGACGGGATTCTCGTTTGAGGCGGACGACCACAGCGCCAGGTCGATGTCGATCGGGGTGTCGACCGACGAGCGGATCAAGCTGTAGCGTGCGGCGTCGACGCCGATGGCTTCGACCAGGTCGTCGAGCGTCAGCACGTTGCCGGCGCGCTTGCTCATCCGGACCGGCTGGCCGTCGCGGACCAGGTTGACCATTTGGCCGATAAGCACCTCGACGGTGGCCGGGTCGTCGCCGAATGCGGCGGCCGCGGCTTTGAGTCGCGCGATGTAGCCATGATGGTCGGCGCCAAGCATGTAAATGCACAAGTCGAAGCCGCGCTGCCGCTTGTCCAAGTAATACGCGAGGTCACCGGCGATGTAGGCCGGCTGGCCGTCGCTTTTGATGACGACGCGGTCCTTGTCGTCACCGAAAGCGCTGGAGCGCAACCACGTTGCGCCATCCTTTTCGTAGACGTTGCCGTTTTGGCGCAGCTGTTCGATCGCCTGGTTCACCCGGCCGCTGGTGTGCATCGACTCTTCGTGGGTGTAGACGTCGAAGTCGGTGCGAAAGTCGTGCAGCGACTGCTTGATGTGGGTGAACATCAACTCGACTCCGATGCGTCGGAACGTTTCCCGCATTTCGGCGTCGGGCAGGTTGAGAGCGTCGGGCGCCTGCCCAAGAACCTGTGCGGCGATATCGGCGATGTAGGCGCCCGCGTAGCCGTCGGGCGGTGTGGGTTCGCCCTTGGCGGCGGCGATCAGCGAGCTGGTGAACCGGTCGATCTGGGCGCCGTGGTCGTTGAAGTAGTACTCGCGCACCACTTTTGCGCCCTGCGATGACAGCAGCCGGCCGAGTGCGTCGCCCACCGCGGCCCACCGGGTGCCGCCGATGTGGATCGGCCCGGTTGGATTGGCCGAGACGAATTCGAGGTTGATCTTGTGCCCCGCCAGGGCATCGGAGTGCCCGTAGTGCTCGCCGGCGTCGATGACGTTGTTGATGATGACGCCCTGCGCCGACGCGTCCAGGCGCATGTTGATGAAGCCGGGTCCGGCGACCTCGGCCGAGGCGATCCCGTCGGCCCGGGCCAGCGCCTCGGTGAGCCACCCGGCCAGCTCACGTGGATTGACACCGACTTTTTTGCCCAGTTGCAGCGCCAAGTTGCTGGCGTAATCGCCGTGCTCGGGGTTGCGGGGCCGCTCGACGGTGACCGTTGCTGGCAATGCAGACGCGTCGAGGCCACGCTCGGTCAGCACCGCGGCGGCGGTGGTGCTGAGCAGCTCGGCCAGGTCGGCGGGGGTCACGAAGGTCCATCCTATGGTCTTCGGTGGTCACGACCCGAATCCGCCCGGCGCCCGGCCGCTGCCGGGATGCGCTACTCTGGCGGAGCCCGATGGCGCAGCATTCCGAGTATGCGCCCCCGTAGCTCAGGGGATAGAGCGTCTGCCTCCGGAGCAGAAGGCCGCAGGTTCGAATCCTGCCGGGGGCACCAGCTGAAACGCCCCGTTACCTGCTCCGATGCTTGCCATGCGCTCATCGGTCGCGATGCCAGGCGAACGCGGCTCCAATCCGTCAGTGCCCAGGTGCTTGGCCGGCACCGGACTGACCGACAGCGCCGTTCAGGCCGCCGATCAGAGTCTGGAGCTGCTTTTGTGCATCCGACGGCGAGGGACTGGCGGGAGCAGGCGTGTCAGTCTTCTGCCACGGTTGGCAGCCGTCCGTCTTGAATGCCTTGTCGCTCGGGTCGATCTGCACCACCTGCGGCTTCTTGGTCATGGCGTTGTCAACGATGTCCTTGCCGTTCGCCCCACCCAGTCGTTTCCAGTAGCACGCGCCTTTGCCGACAGGTCCCGCAGTGCTGTACGTCCCCGGTGCGATCTCGGTTCCCACCGCAAACGTGCCGTCGTGGTCAATGGCCGTCTTGGGCCCAGGTGCAGGCGGCGGTGCAGGGTTATCGGCCTTGGGGGTAGGCGCAGGCGGCGGTGCAGGGTTGTCCGTCTTCGGGCCTGGCCCAGGCGGCGATCCAGCGTTATGGGTCGCCGGGGCGGGCCCGGGCGGCGGCCCAGCGTTGTGGGTCGTGGGAGCCGGCCCGGGCGGCGGCCCCGGGTTATGCGGATCAGCGCCGGCGATCCCGGCGGATGCCCCACACGCCGCCAGCACAAGCGTCGCAGCGAAAATCGCTGTCTTCTTCGACCCCATCGGACAGCACTTTCAGCCGGATACAGGTCGCGGTCTGTTTAAACGCCTCGTCCCACAGCGCTCGCAGCTGAACGTTTCCATCGGTTCCGCCTGGATAAGCCCGGGCCGCAGCGGTCACAACGGCCATCACAAGAACGGTGCCAGACGTCACCGCCAACCGCGCGGAGGAGAAATTTCTCGGCGTGTCGAGCTAGCAGTCGCCTCGCGAAACGCTGGTCGTCACTACTTGAGCGCTGCTGTACCGGGGTGCGTCACCGCGACGTGCACTCTGGCCCATGAGTTGTTGGCGTATCCCCTTGGATTCCAGAGGACTTCGGCCGATTCGGGTTGGGTAGCTCCGGTGGTGTCCCAGGCGCGCGCCGTCACGGTGAGCGGTCCCGGTTCAGGCTCGACCGTGAGCGACCAGTGCCGCCAGGCCCACGGACTTCGCGCAGCCGCCAGTTCGGCCTGGCGCCAGCTGTTGCCCTGATCGAGCGATACCTCCACGCGGGCAACGCCAGCCCCCTCGCCGGCCAACGCATAGCCGCGGATCTCCAGCGGACCCGCAGCGACTTCAGTTCCATCGGCCGGAACCAGGATGTCGCAATTCAACGCCACCGAGGACAGCGAGCGGCCTGCCAACGGCCCGGCGGTGTGCAGGTCGCTGTCTGCGGGCAGAACTCGGTAGGCGACGGACTGAAAGTAGTTCTGCGACGGCCCTTTTTGCACAGTGACGGCGTTGACCCACTTGACGCTGCGAGCCCCGATGTATCCGGGCACCACTACCCGCACAGGGCCGCCGTGGATCCGCGGCAACGCTTGGCCGTTCATCTCCCACGCAAGCAGGACTTCCCCCGACATAGCTTTCGCCAGCGGGATGGAGCCACCAAATTGCTGGGCCGGCACGGCCAGCGGCGACACATCCGGACCAGTAAACGCGACGTGCACGTCGTCATCACGGCCCGCTCCTGCCACAGCCAGCACGTCGGCTAACCGCACCCCAGACCACTCGGCGGTCGAGATCGCGCCGGAGCCCCACAGGTCTTCGTCGACTATCGCCCGAATCTCGTTGAAGCCGGACCGCCGATTGCCCGCACATTGCAGTGTCGCGATCACGGTGTGGATATCAAACCTGCTTTGCAGCGCCGGCAGGCTCAAGCTGAGCGGCGAAGTGACCAGTCCGTCGACCTCAAGTCGCCATGCGTGGACCGGTATCTCGGGGACCGGGCCGTGATTGCGGCAATAAAAGATATCCACTGGCGTGACCTCGTTGCGGGCTAACGCCGAGCCGCGCGGTTCGGCGTTGAATGGCGATCGCGTGTGAACAATCATGGCCGGGCTTTTTCCCCACATCAGTCCGGCTTCCTCGCTCTAGTGCACGGCGGCAGTGGCCCCGGCGCGGCTTTGGTTCGCGCCAATTTGCACTATCTCAGGTTTGCTCGTGGTCCGTATAGGACGATGGGGCTCATGCTGGACGGAGTGGTCCGGCGATGACCGGCGCGCCGGCACCTTGGATCACGATTACCGGGCTCGACGGCTCCGGCAAGACGACGTTGTTGCAAGCGTTGTCCGAGGAGCTCGGCGGCTTTCATTTCCGCTTGCCCTACCACCAGTTCGTGCGGGACTCGCTGAGCCTGTCCGGCGGCGGGTCGGCCTTCGGTGACGTGCATACGGATCGCTTGCTGTTTGCCGTGGACGCGCGGTTGACCAATTCGCTCGTTCGGCAATGGCGGCAAGTCCATCCGGTCCTGCTGTCGCAACGGGGTTGGATGGACAACTTTATCTTTGGCGCCGTGCAAGGTGTCGACTACAACGACACCAATGCGCTGCTGCGGCCATACGAGCTTGAATGCCCCTCGGCGGTCATCTATCTGATCGCCGAGCCGCACGTGGCCTTCAGCCGAATCGCGGGCGACGAGCATGCCGACAAATTCGAGACCCTCGACTTCATCCGGGATCAATACCGAGAGACCTTGAGGTTTTATCAATGCGTCAATTCCGGCCTGCCGATACTGGCACCCTTCGCGGGCATTCCCGCCATCCTGATTGACACGACGACAAGGTCAACCGCCACTGTGCTCAAGCAGGCGCGGGCCTTCCTAAACCGCGCGCTGTCATCGACCATCTGCAGCAGGACGCTGTGAGCTCCGCTATAAGTCGAAGGCCAGCGCGAAGAACGGCATCAAGTCCGTACAGACCAATGCGCCCGGCGCGACCGTGGTGGACCTGACGGTGTAAACCCCGTTCAGCGGAGGGGTCAGCTCACTCCGTCGTCCAGCACAGCATCCGCGCCTAGTTGCGGTAGCCGAGGCTTCCTGACGGCGATGGGAAAAGCGTTCCCTCCGACGGCAGAACTCCCGACGATGGCAGAACTCCCGACGATGGCAGAACTCCCGACGATGGCAGAACTCCCGACGACGGCAGAACTCCTGACGAAGGGAGAGTTTGTGACGAGCACTTCGTCAGAACGCGCGATGCAGCGTCATGCTCGCTCTGCGTCATCCAGAGTCCGTACTTCGCTTTGACGTCGACCACCCTCGTTACGTAATCGCATCGGAAATCTTTATTGCTAGGCAACCACGTCGACACATCGCTGGACTTTTTCTTCCTGTTGGCCTTGCCGCTGACGGCGAGAAGGTTTAGAGGGTCATTGGCGAACCGAACTCGCTTTGGTGGGTCCCACTGCTGAGCGCCTGTTTCCCAGGCATCCAGCAGCGGCACCACGTGGTCGACCTGTACTAGGACGTCAGTCCCTTCTTCCCGATTGAATGGGACGTCTTTTCCGGTATACGGGTCATGCAACACACCCGACAGAACCTTGCAATTGTTCACGGTGACGACGTCCGACAGATCGCGCCGCAGAATGTCGTTGCGGGTGTCGCAGCCGTTGTGCCCACCTTCGACGTCAACGTCGTCCGTCCACGGCGGCCCGAACTGGTACCGAGAGTAGCCAGTCGTCGGGTCCAGCCCCCTGACGGGGATTGTTTGAAGCAGTGCGAGTGCGGCTTTTTGCGCCGTCGGATTTTCGCTCCTGCCGACCTTCTCCTTGTTGTAGATGTGAACCACGAACGCTATGAGCAGAATGACGGCAATTACAGCGAACACGCTCAGCACAATTGTGTTGTTCTTCTGGCGGGGATTGAGTGCCGACTTCTGCGCTGGTTCTTCCGGCGCGAACGCTGAGGTTTGTCTTTCCAGTGGTAATTTCGACGGCCCTGGTTTGGCCGATGCGGCTAGATCTTCCGAATTTCCCGAGTCGTCCCGTGAGCTGTTTTGTAAGCCTTCCCGAAGGCCGTCGCTAAATGCCTTCCAAACGCCCATAGCCGCGGAGTGTAGCCACCTGGTCGGACAGGTCACCCCATAATCGCGCCGTCAGGTTCGGTCAACTCGCGGCGCTCGTCCAGCAGCGCGTCCACCAGCCGCATGGATGGCTGCACCCCGTACTCCTCGCGGCATGCCCGATGAATGGCAGCGAGCAGCCGAAATTCGGCGCCGATGGTGTCGCGGTCGCGCATGGTGGCGAAGCGTAGCGGTCGGGTGGCGGCGCGCAAGTCACCGAGTTCGTCGGTGCTGTCAGCCACAATTGGAGGGGCCGCTGCACCGTGGCTGAACCACGACGGACGATGGGAGACAGGATGATTGGGTACATCGCGTCCGAAAACCCTGACCTGGCACCGGGCGACAACATCTTCCCGCAATCGGACAGCTACGACCCGCTCTGCATTGCTGATTCGCACGAGTTAGCCGTGGCATGTTGGCGGTATACGCTGACAGAACACACGTACTACCGCGTCGAGGCTCGCCACGTGTATGAGGGTGAGCCGGTACCGTTTGGCGACGTCCCCGGCCTGTTCCACTGCCACGCGGCAACAATCCTCGGGAAGGTGCATGATGGGACGGGCGGCATGACCGGAGGTGTGGTCGGCGGTCCACGATGGTCCAACGAGGAATTGTGGCCCCGCATAAAGATGACGCGGTGGCCTGACGGCAGCGCACTTTATGACGACCAGGGCTATGTCATCAACTGGCCAAACGCCACCCGACCTGATGAGCAGATGACGGTGGCCGTCATGCGGGAACGCCGGTACCTACTACCCACCTACATAACGGTTCAGCTTGAGAGCGTGCGCCCCGGCAGGTTCGGAACCGGCTGGCCGCCGTGGGGGCCGCCCCACTCGTAGCCGCCCAAACTAAGGACAGTTAGCGGCGGGTTTTTGCCAGTCACCTTAAGTAGTGCGCTGCGTGTACCGTGCCCCGAATGCATTAACTGAAAGGCGGGACCGCAATGGCCCTTAAGGAAGCGGATAAAGCACAGCTCCTCGAGAACGGCTTCGTGCACGCCGGAAACTCGTACGCTAGGTGCCTTGCCTGCGGACACAACATCTACCTGGGTGACCCGGAAAAGGTTGACCCCTCCCTGGAGCATCGGTCCCACTGCCCGTGGCGATGAAGGGACACCGGCAAGCGGGCAAAATTGCGCGCCTCGGTCGGCGTCAGGATCAACCCCTCCGCCAATTTCCCAGGAGGACCTTAGAACCTGCGGGCGTTGACCGTAAGAGGCGTAACGTTTTCCATTGGTTCAACTCCTCTTGAGTTGGGCCAAAACCCCCGGCGGTGCCTGCCGTCGTCGGGGCTTTAACGGCAAGCGGGTGTCACCACAAACGCGTCGCCCGCCTTGGCGAGCATGACCGGGTCGTGCAACTGGGCACGATCACCGTCGTCACCAGCCGTACCCGATCGGTCCAGGCCGCCAGGGCCCCCAGCAGTGTCAGCGTCTCGGGATTGTCGAAGGCGATGCGCTCGCCCCAGCACAGCGAGGAAAACGGGCCCTCGTCGATCGCGTGCGCCCAGTCCCGAAGCACGGCGGCATCCAAGTCCGGCTCCATCACCGGCATGGTCATTGCGATGTGCACGACGGGATTGTGGCATGGGCAAGTCTGCGGCTCTGCGGTCGCCGACGTGGCAGCATGTTCACGTGGCCATCACCACCACTTCCATCGCGCATGTCCGGCTGACCGTCACTGATATCGAGCGCTCGCGACAGTTCTACGAAAGCGTTTTTGGTTGGCCGATTTTGCTGGAAGTGCCCGACAACGCCGACGCGGCCACCCGCAGGCGGCTGAGCTTCCTGTTCGGCGGTGTAATCTACGACTTGGGCGGCGCGCTGATCGGGCTGCGGCCGGTCGCCACCGACACCTTCGACGAAGACCGCGTCGGGCTGGACCACATCGCGTTCCGCACGGGCAGTAAAGCCGAATTGGACGAAGCCGCTAAGCATCTCGAACAGCTCGGCATCCACCACGAGCCGGTCAAGGACATCGGGCCGTCCTACATCCTCGAGTTCCGGGACCCCGACAACATCGCGTTAGAGCTCACCGCGCCCAAGTAATGCGCGGAACCTGCGCGCGAACGTGCGCAGTTGTACGCGCTACGCGGCGTGTCGCTGCACAGACGCGCACACTCGCGCGAAGGGAAAGGGAGTGGTTGACTGGCAAGGGCCATGGCTATCAGCTTCAACCACACCATCGTCGCGGCCCGCGACAAGAAGAAATCCGCACAGTTTCTCACCGAGCTGTTCGGGCTACCGGACCCAGTCCCGGTGGGCCGGTTCATGGCCGTCACCCTCGAGCACGGCGCCACCCTCGACTACGCCGACGTGCCCGACGGCGCGGAGATCCGCCCTCAGCACTACGCATTCCTTGTTTCCGACGACGACTTCGACGCCATCTACGGCAAGATCTCCTCGCGCGGCATGGAGCACTGGGCCGACCCACGCGGTGAACGGGTCGGGGAAATCAACCACAACCACGGCGGGCGCGGCGTGTACTTCCGCGATCCGTCCGGCCATCACCTGGAGATCCTCACCCGGCCCTACGGCTCGGGCGGCTGATCAGCCGGCGCTGCGCGGACCGTGCCGCTTGCTCTCCTGAGCGCGGTAGTCGTCGGCGAGCTGTTTGACGTGCTTGGGCAGCGCGCCTGCGGCCACGTCGGCCAAAGTCGTTTCCTCCAGCACTGCCCGCATGCTCGCGCGCAGCGCACGCCACACGTCGGTCAGCGCGGCCGTCGGCCCGGAGTACGGCAGGTCCCCCAACCCGATGTCGCGCACGCTGGCCAACGGGCCATCGATACAGCGCAGCACATCGGCGATGCTGATCTCGGTCCCGGGCCGGGCCAGTTCATAGCCGCCGTCGCGGCCCCGGTGGCTTCGG encodes:
- a CDS encoding Rrf2 family transcriptional regulator; protein product: MRMSAKAEYAVRAMIQLAAVDSGKLVKTDDLAHAQSIPPQFLVDILSDLRTDRLVRSHRGRDGGYELARPGTEISIADVLRCIDGPLASVRDIGLGDLPYSGPTAALTDVWRALRASMRAVLEETTLADVAAGALPKHVKQLADDYRAQESKRHGPRSAG
- the argS gene encoding arginine--tRNA ligase encodes the protein MTPADLAELLSTTAAAVLTERGLDASALPATVTVERPRNPEHGDYASNLALQLGKKVGVNPRELAGWLTEALARADGIASAEVAGPGFINMRLDASAQGVIINNVIDAGEHYGHSDALAGHKINLEFVSANPTGPIHIGGTRWAAVGDALGRLLSSQGAKVVREYYFNDHGAQIDRFTSSLIAAAKGEPTPPDGYAGAYIADIAAQVLGQAPDALNLPDAEMRETFRRIGVELMFTHIKQSLHDFRTDFDVYTHEESMHTSGRVNQAIEQLRQNGNVYEKDGATWLRSSAFGDDKDRVVIKSDGQPAYIAGDLAYYLDKRQRGFDLCIYMLGADHHGYIARLKAAAAAFGDDPATVEVLIGQMVNLVRDGQPVRMSKRAGNVLTLDDLVEAIGVDAARYSLIRSSVDTPIDIDLALWSSASNENPVYYVQYAHARLSALARNAAELGLIPDTGHLDVLIHDKEGTLIRNLGEFPRVLKAAASLREPHRVCRYLEDLAGDYHRFYDSCRVLPQGDEQPNQLHTARLALCQATRQVIANGLGILGVTAPERM
- a CDS encoding VOC family protein, whose amino-acid sequence is MAITTTSIAHVRLTVTDIERSRQFYESVFGWPILLEVPDNADAATRRRLSFLFGGVIYDLGGALIGLRPVATDTFDEDRVGLDHIAFRTGSKAELDEAAKHLEQLGIHHEPVKDIGPSYILEFRDPDNIALELTAPK
- a CDS encoding HNH endonuclease family protein, yielding MGVWKAFSDGLREGLQNSSRDDSGNSEDLAASAKPGPSKLPLERQTSAFAPEEPAQKSALNPRQKNNTIVLSVFAVIAVILLIAFVVHIYNKEKVGRSENPTAQKAALALLQTIPVRGLDPTTGYSRYQFGPPWTDDVDVEGGHNGCDTRNDILRRDLSDVVTVNNCKVLSGVLHDPYTGKDVPFNREEGTDVLVQVDHVVPLLDAWETGAQQWDPPKRVRFANDPLNLLAVSGKANRKKKSSDVSTWLPSNKDFRCDYVTRVVDVKAKYGLWMTQSEHDAASRVLTKCSSQTLPSSGVLPSSGVLPSSGVLPSSGVLPSSGVLPSEGTLFPSPSGSLGYRN
- a CDS encoding VOC family protein — protein: MAISFNHTIVAARDKKKSAQFLTELFGLPDPVPVGRFMAVTLEHGATLDYADVPDGAEIRPQHYAFLVSDDDFDAIYGKISSRGMEHWADPRGERVGEINHNHGGRGVYFRDPSGHHLEILTRPYGSGG
- a CDS encoding sulfite oxidase, with protein sequence MWGKSPAMIVHTRSPFNAEPRGSALARNEVTPVDIFYCRNHGPVPEIPVHAWRLEVDGLVTSPLSLSLPALQSRFDIHTVIATLQCAGNRRSGFNEIRAIVDEDLWGSGAISTAEWSGVRLADVLAVAGAGRDDDVHVAFTGPDVSPLAVPAQQFGGSIPLAKAMSGEVLLAWEMNGQALPRIHGGPVRVVVPGYIGARSVKWVNAVTVQKGPSQNYFQSVAYRVLPADSDLHTAGPLAGRSLSSVALNCDILVPADGTEVAAGPLEIRGYALAGEGAGVARVEVSLDQGNSWRQAELAAARSPWAWRHWSLTVEPEPGPLTVTARAWDTTGATQPESAEVLWNPRGYANNSWARVHVAVTHPGTAALK
- the lysA gene encoding diaminopimelate decarboxylase, whose amino-acid sequence is MYLSGSPPRPQTPEKLLRLAPNVWPRNAVRGNDGVVAIAGVSVSELAHEYGTPLFVIDEDDFRSRCRDIVAAFGGGHNVHYAAKAFLCSEIARWINEEGLSLDVCTGGEFAVALHAQFPAERITFHGNNKSVAELTAVVKAGVGHVVLDSMTEIERLDAIAAEAGVVQAVLVRLTVGVEAHTHEFISTAHEDQKFGLSVSSGAAMSAIGRVLATQNLRLVGLHSHIGSQILDVAGFELAAQRVIGLLHEVVTEFGADKTADIVTVDLGGGMGISYLAEDDPLPMRDFATKLDTIVRNESAAVGLPPPRLVVEPGRAIAGPGTITLYEVGTVKDVDVSATAQRRYVSVDGGMSDNIRTALYGAQYDVRLVSRRSDAPAVAARVVGKHCESGDVVVRDAWVPADLQPGDLVGLAATGAYCYALSSRYNMVGRPAVVAVRDGKSRLILRRETIDDLLSLEVR
- a CDS encoding homoserine dehydrogenase, which encodes MFGEEKSVGVAVLGLGNVGSEVVRIIEDSAEDLAARIGAPLALRGVGVRRVVADRGVPVELLTDNIEELVSRDDVDIVIEVMGPVEPARKAILSALENGKSVVTANKALLSVSTGELAQAAESAHVDLYFEAAVAGAIPVIRPLTQSLAGDTVLRVAGIVNGTTNYILSQMASTGVDYETALADASALGYAEADPTADVEGYDAAAKAAILASIAFHTRVTADDVYREGITKITPADFASAKALGCTIKLLSICERVTDDEGQQRVSARVYPALVPLKHPLAAVNGAFNAVVVEAKAAGRLMFYGQGAGGAPTASAVTGDLVMAARNRVMRSRGPRESRYAKLPVLPIGMVSTRYYVNMYVADEPGVLSLLAAEFAKRDVSIAEMRQEGVADEGGQRVAARIVVITHRATDAALSETVAALEGLDAVHRVASVLRLEGNSE
- a CDS encoding AAA family ATPase; translation: MTGAPAPWITITGLDGSGKTTLLQALSEELGGFHFRLPYHQFVRDSLSLSGGGSAFGDVHTDRLLFAVDARLTNSLVRQWRQVHPVLLSQRGWMDNFIFGAVQGVDYNDTNALLRPYELECPSAVIYLIAEPHVAFSRIAGDEHADKFETLDFIRDQYRETLRFYQCVNSGLPILAPFAGIPAILIDTTTRSTATVLKQARAFLNRALSSTICSRTL